The following are encoded in a window of Stigmatopora nigra isolate UIUO_SnigA chromosome 23, RoL_Snig_1.1, whole genome shotgun sequence genomic DNA:
- the ptpn12 gene encoding tyrosine-protein phosphatase non-receptor type 12 isoform X1 yields the protein MESDTSMMDQAGILRKFIQDVKAMTEGDDDRGEDNFGSDFMRLRRLSTKYRTEKIYPTSIGEREENVKKNRYKDILPFDHTRVKLTLKTTNQDTDYINANFIKGMDGPEAYIATQGPLPNTVVDFWRMNWEYNVAVIVMACREFEMGRKKCERYFPLFGEPVTFGPFRISCDSEQTRTDYSIRTLVVEYENESRRITQFHYINWPDHDVPSSFDSILDMIGLMREYQENDDVPICVHCSAGCGRTGAICAIDYTWNLLKAGKIPEDFNVFHLIQEMRTQRHSAVQTKEQYELVHRAIAQLFQKQLQLLERPTNVQIHHVMDENSLDKAGHQSDDERWDTPPPKPPRIRSTQVEGDVKEEILQPPEPHPVPPILTPSPPSAFPTVTNVRQDNDRYHPKPVIHVLVNAQQNVTQNEGAEKEKKWEEPPPKSSPPEPKDPLCQKQQMSNLDLNENYNNKLPAATAAKSEPSQSSTPPPPTSPAADGSAAPRVERKLSIEIKKVPLQEGPRSFETPSPGTASAGGSANSGSPLQRCHAFKGRTGHSLLTSSSSLSEDSGTESGAGGENRADGGVLTRPNHLPVKSDSEERMPPKPSHASPDKPYPKTSSSLSSSDRVAPSSSSSSHLSSSSSTPVRTALSFTNPLHSDNSDDDDGEMSTGREGYHTSVSTATVTSLHFGEHQLMRKVSPMSIAGQSSSSPNTATTNSWDNDDSPPPLPERTPESFILATDLSPADPQSSTTTAAINKADLSGVR from the exons GAATCGGACACCAGCATGATGGACCAAGCCGGCATCCTGCGAAAGTTTATTCAGGACGTGAAAGCCATGACTGAGGGTGACGACGACAGGGGAGAGGACAACTTCGGCAGCGACTTTATG CGGCTGCGGCGACTATCCACAAAATACCGCACAGAGAAGATCTACCCCACCAGCATTGGCGAGCGAGAAGAAAACGTCAAAAAGAACCGATACAAGGACATTCTTCCAT TTGATCACACTCGGGTGAAGCTGACattaaaaacaaccaatcaggACACAGATTACATCAATGCCAATTTCATTAAG GGTATGGATGGCCCAGAGGCTTACATAGCAACTCAAGGCCCGCTACCCAATACCGTGGTGGACTTCTGGAGAATGAACTGGGAGTACAATGTCGCT GTTATTGTGATGGCTTGCCGAGAGTTTGAGATGGGAAGG AAAAAATGCGAGAGATATTTCCCGCTTTTCGGGGAACCCGTGACTTTCGGACCGTTCCGGATCTCGTgt GATTCAGAGCAGACCAGGACGGACTACTCTATCCGCACTCTTGTGGTGGAATATGAGAAT GAAAGCCGGAGGATAACTCAGTTTCATTACATCAACTGGCCCGATCACGACGTCCCTTCGTCGTTTGATTCCATCCTGGACATGATTGGACTCATGAGAGAATATCAAGAAAACGATGACGTTCCCATATGTGTGCACTGCAG TGCCGGCTGCGGAAGGACGGGCGCCATTTGTGCCATTGACTACACCTGGAATCTCCTCAAAGCCGGG AAAATTCCGGAAGATTTCAACGTTTTCCACTTGATTCAAGAAATGAGAACGCAGCGGCATTCGGCTGTTCAGACTAAG GAGCAGTACGAGCTAGTCCACAGAGCGATAGCGCAGCTCTTCCAGAAACAACTGCAGCTACTGGAGAGGCCCACTAATGTGCAGATCCATCATGTCATG GATGAAAACAGTCTGGATAAAGCTGGACACCAATCAGATGATGAGCGGTGGGACACACCTCCTCCTAAACCACCTCGCATTCGCAG TACGCAGGTGGAAGGCGATGTCAAAGAGGAGATACTACAGCCTCCCGAGCCTCACCCAGTGCCCCCCATATTGACCCCGTCACCCCCGTCTGCTTTTCCCACCGTCACAAACGTCAGGCAGGATAATGATCGGTACCACCCCAAGCCTGTCATACATGTCCTGGTCAATGCGCAGCAGAACGTCACTCAG aATGAAGGcgcagaaaaagaaaagaaatgggaAGAACCACCCCCCAAAAGCAGTCCCCCAGAACCCAAAGACCCACTTTGTCAAAAGCAGCAGATGTCCAATCTGGACCTCAAtgaaaattacaacaacaaGCTACCCGCTGCTACGGCGGCTAAGTCTGAACCGAGCCAGAGCTCGACTCCTCCCCCTCCAACATCCCCGGCGGCCGACGGCAGCGCGGCGCCCCGCGTGGAGAGGAAGTTAAGCATCGAGATTAAAAAGGTGCCTTTACAGGAAGGACCTCGCAGTTTTGAGACGCCTTCCCCCGGGACCGCCTCGGCCGGGGGTTCGGCCAATAGCGGCAGCCCGCTGCAGAGATGCCACGCCTTCAAGGGCCGCACCGGACATTCGCTACTCACCTCCAGCTCGTCTCTGTCCGAGGACTCCGGGACGGAGAGCGGAGCGGGTGGAGAAAACCGAGCGGATGGCGGCGTCCTGACGAGACCAAACCACCTCCCCGTGAAGAGCGACAGCGAAGAAAGAATGCCGCCGAAGCCTAGCCATGCTAGTCCCGACAAGCCCTACCCCAAGACCTCCTCGTCTTTGTCGTCCTCTGATCGAGTGGCCCcgtcctcctcgtcttcctcgcatctctcctcttcctcttccacgCCCGTTCGGACTGCGCTGAGCTTCACCAACCCGCTACACTCCGACAACTCCGACGATGACGATGGAGAGATGTCGACGGGAAGGGAAGGTTATCACACCAGCGTTTCCACGGCCACCGTCACTTCCCTGCACTTTGGCGAGCACCAGCTGATGCGGAAGGTGTCCCCCATGTCCATCGCGGGGCAGAGCTCTTCTTCCCCCAATACAGCCACAACAA ACAGCTGGGACAACGACGACTCCCCTCCCCCACTCCCAGAGAGGACCCCCGAGTCCTTCATACTGGCCACAG ATTTGTCTCCAGCTGACCCTCAATCTTCAACCACCACAGCAGCCATCAACAAGGCAGACTTGAGTGG TGTTCGGTAA
- the ptpn12 gene encoding tyrosine-protein phosphatase non-receptor type 12 isoform X2 has protein sequence MESDTSMMDQAGILRKFIQDVKAMTEGDDDRGEDNFGSDFMRLRRLSTKYRTEKIYPTSIGEREENVKKNRYKDILPFDHTRVKLTLKTTNQDTDYINANFIKGMDGPEAYIATQGPLPNTVVDFWRMNWEYNVAVIVMACREFEMGRKKCERYFPLFGEPVTFGPFRISCDSEQTRTDYSIRTLVVEYENESRRITQFHYINWPDHDVPSSFDSILDMIGLMREYQENDDVPICVHCSAGCGRTGAICAIDYTWNLLKAGKIPEDFNVFHLIQEMRTQRHSAVQTKEQYELVHRAIAQLFQKQLQLLERPTNVQIHHVMDENSLDKAGHQSDDERWDTPPPKPPRIRSTQVEGDVKEEILQPPEPHPVPPILTPSPPSAFPTVTNVRQDNDRYHPKPVIHVLVNAQQNVTQNEGAEKEKKWEEPPPKSSPPEPKDPLCQKQQMSNLDLNENYNNKLPAATAAKSEPSQSSTPPPPTSPAADGSAAPRVERKLSIEIKKVPLQEGPRSFETPSPGTASAGGSANSGSPLQRCHAFKGRTGHSLLTSSSSLSEDSGTESGAGGENRADGGVLTRPNHLPVKSDSEERMPPKPSHASPDKPYPKTSSSLSSSDRVAPSSSSSSHLSSSSSTPVRTALSFTNPLHSDNSDDDDGEMSTGREGYHTSVSTATVTSLHFGEHQLMRKVSPMSIAGQSSSSPNTATTNLSPADPQSSTTTAAINKADLSGVR, from the exons GAATCGGACACCAGCATGATGGACCAAGCCGGCATCCTGCGAAAGTTTATTCAGGACGTGAAAGCCATGACTGAGGGTGACGACGACAGGGGAGAGGACAACTTCGGCAGCGACTTTATG CGGCTGCGGCGACTATCCACAAAATACCGCACAGAGAAGATCTACCCCACCAGCATTGGCGAGCGAGAAGAAAACGTCAAAAAGAACCGATACAAGGACATTCTTCCAT TTGATCACACTCGGGTGAAGCTGACattaaaaacaaccaatcaggACACAGATTACATCAATGCCAATTTCATTAAG GGTATGGATGGCCCAGAGGCTTACATAGCAACTCAAGGCCCGCTACCCAATACCGTGGTGGACTTCTGGAGAATGAACTGGGAGTACAATGTCGCT GTTATTGTGATGGCTTGCCGAGAGTTTGAGATGGGAAGG AAAAAATGCGAGAGATATTTCCCGCTTTTCGGGGAACCCGTGACTTTCGGACCGTTCCGGATCTCGTgt GATTCAGAGCAGACCAGGACGGACTACTCTATCCGCACTCTTGTGGTGGAATATGAGAAT GAAAGCCGGAGGATAACTCAGTTTCATTACATCAACTGGCCCGATCACGACGTCCCTTCGTCGTTTGATTCCATCCTGGACATGATTGGACTCATGAGAGAATATCAAGAAAACGATGACGTTCCCATATGTGTGCACTGCAG TGCCGGCTGCGGAAGGACGGGCGCCATTTGTGCCATTGACTACACCTGGAATCTCCTCAAAGCCGGG AAAATTCCGGAAGATTTCAACGTTTTCCACTTGATTCAAGAAATGAGAACGCAGCGGCATTCGGCTGTTCAGACTAAG GAGCAGTACGAGCTAGTCCACAGAGCGATAGCGCAGCTCTTCCAGAAACAACTGCAGCTACTGGAGAGGCCCACTAATGTGCAGATCCATCATGTCATG GATGAAAACAGTCTGGATAAAGCTGGACACCAATCAGATGATGAGCGGTGGGACACACCTCCTCCTAAACCACCTCGCATTCGCAG TACGCAGGTGGAAGGCGATGTCAAAGAGGAGATACTACAGCCTCCCGAGCCTCACCCAGTGCCCCCCATATTGACCCCGTCACCCCCGTCTGCTTTTCCCACCGTCACAAACGTCAGGCAGGATAATGATCGGTACCACCCCAAGCCTGTCATACATGTCCTGGTCAATGCGCAGCAGAACGTCACTCAG aATGAAGGcgcagaaaaagaaaagaaatgggaAGAACCACCCCCCAAAAGCAGTCCCCCAGAACCCAAAGACCCACTTTGTCAAAAGCAGCAGATGTCCAATCTGGACCTCAAtgaaaattacaacaacaaGCTACCCGCTGCTACGGCGGCTAAGTCTGAACCGAGCCAGAGCTCGACTCCTCCCCCTCCAACATCCCCGGCGGCCGACGGCAGCGCGGCGCCCCGCGTGGAGAGGAAGTTAAGCATCGAGATTAAAAAGGTGCCTTTACAGGAAGGACCTCGCAGTTTTGAGACGCCTTCCCCCGGGACCGCCTCGGCCGGGGGTTCGGCCAATAGCGGCAGCCCGCTGCAGAGATGCCACGCCTTCAAGGGCCGCACCGGACATTCGCTACTCACCTCCAGCTCGTCTCTGTCCGAGGACTCCGGGACGGAGAGCGGAGCGGGTGGAGAAAACCGAGCGGATGGCGGCGTCCTGACGAGACCAAACCACCTCCCCGTGAAGAGCGACAGCGAAGAAAGAATGCCGCCGAAGCCTAGCCATGCTAGTCCCGACAAGCCCTACCCCAAGACCTCCTCGTCTTTGTCGTCCTCTGATCGAGTGGCCCcgtcctcctcgtcttcctcgcatctctcctcttcctcttccacgCCCGTTCGGACTGCGCTGAGCTTCACCAACCCGCTACACTCCGACAACTCCGACGATGACGATGGAGAGATGTCGACGGGAAGGGAAGGTTATCACACCAGCGTTTCCACGGCCACCGTCACTTCCCTGCACTTTGGCGAGCACCAGCTGATGCGGAAGGTGTCCCCCATGTCCATCGCGGGGCAGAGCTCTTCTTCCCCCAATACAGCCACAACAA ATTTGTCTCCAGCTGACCCTCAATCTTCAACCACCACAGCAGCCATCAACAAGGCAGACTTGAGTGG TGTTCGGTAA